A stretch of Exiguobacterium sp. BMC-KP DNA encodes these proteins:
- a CDS encoding ERF family protein: protein MKRSDSIASIAKALAAFQKDVTQPKKSAKNPHFKSTYVPLDNVVDSIAETAPKHGLSYIQTTVTENDKAGVQTLLMHESGEWIEFEPLLLPIGQKATPQAVGSAITYARRYTLSSIFGIASETDDDANGANDNASKNPTPPKPIMATKAEHETLNKLVDLFAGLRSVSREKVLETVNWDGQKVLERDLAVKMKGGLESWIDNAKKEAAEANKEESA, encoded by the coding sequence ATGAAACGATCAGACTCCATCGCAAGCATCGCGAAGGCACTCGCTGCCTTTCAGAAGGACGTGACCCAGCCGAAGAAGTCGGCGAAGAACCCGCACTTCAAATCGACCTACGTCCCACTCGACAACGTGGTCGACAGCATCGCAGAGACGGCTCCTAAGCACGGTCTAAGCTACATCCAGACCACAGTGACTGAGAACGACAAGGCAGGCGTCCAGACGCTCCTCATGCACGAATCGGGTGAATGGATCGAGTTCGAACCGCTCTTGCTCCCGATCGGACAGAAGGCGACCCCGCAAGCCGTCGGGTCAGCCATCACCTACGCTCGACGCTATACGCTCTCTTCCATCTTCGGCATCGCTAGTGAGACGGATGACGACGCAAACGGGGCGAACGACAACGCCTCGAAGAACCCGACGCCACCGAAGCCGATCATGGCGACGAAGGCGGAACATGAAACGCTGAACAAGCTCGTCGACCTCTTCGCAGGGTTACGAAGTGTCTCCCGTGAGAAGGTCCTTGAAACCGTCAACTGGGACGGACAAAAAGTACTCGAACGCGACTTGGCGGTCAAGATGAAAGGCGGTCTCGAAAGTTGGATCGATAACGCGAAGAAAGAAGCGGCTGAGGCGAACAAGGAGGAATCGGCATGA
- a CDS encoding YopX family protein, whose protein sequence is MREIKFRAWDNVKDRMYFIGEEEDVQFELCSGGSFVGYDLGEDWFPKLEHLQYMQYTGQKDKNGVEIYEGDILEFADKNFLVIWDDYRFNLKDFYEFYLDYPTEAFSESLQFKIVGNVYEHPHLLEEERT, encoded by the coding sequence ATGAGAGAGATTAAGTTTCGAGCTTGGGACAACGTGAAAGACCGAATGTACTTCATCGGAGAAGAAGAAGATGTCCAATTCGAACTTTGCAGTGGTGGTTCATTCGTGGGTTATGACCTTGGAGAAGATTGGTTCCCGAAATTAGAACATCTGCAATACATGCAATACACCGGACAAAAAGACAAGAACGGCGTCGAGATTTATGAAGGTGACATTCTCGAATTTGCTGATAAAAACTTCTTGGTCATCTGGGACGACTACCGGTTCAATCTGAAAGACTTCTATGAATTTTATCTCGACTACCCGACCGAAGCCTTTTCGGAATCGCTCCAATTCAAAATAGTCGGCAATGTCTATGAACATCCGCATCTGCTAGAGGAGGAACGGACATGA
- a CDS encoding siphovirus Gp157 family protein: protein MTTLYALSAQKQQLLNAIASFDLEDMQGSDVIADTLEALDEALEGKVESVLHFRQHLLNEAAALKAEEQRLAERRKLREVKAKRLEEYVDECLNVADLKKLETTLYTVSYRKSTSVEITDAEALPVGFLRTKTTTDPDKTAISKALKAGEVIAGAQLVTKANLQIK from the coding sequence ATGACAACCCTATACGCACTCTCCGCACAGAAGCAACAACTGCTGAACGCCATCGCCTCCTTCGACCTCGAAGACATGCAGGGTTCAGACGTCATCGCGGACACCCTCGAAGCACTCGACGAAGCCCTCGAAGGCAAGGTCGAGAGCGTGCTCCACTTCCGCCAGCATCTCCTCAACGAAGCCGCCGCGCTCAAGGCAGAGGAACAACGGCTCGCTGAACGCCGCAAGTTGCGCGAGGTGAAGGCGAAGCGGCTCGAAGAATACGTCGACGAGTGCCTGAACGTCGCGGACCTGAAGAAGCTCGAGACGACGCTGTACACGGTGTCCTACCGCAAGAGCACGAGCGTCGAGATCACGGACGCTGAAGCATTGCCCGTCGGATTCCTACGCACGAAGACGACGACGGATCCCGACAAGACAGCGATCAGCAAAGCGCTCAAGGCAGGGGAAGTCATCGCCGGCGCCCAGCTGGTGACGAAGGCGAACCTACAAATCAAATAA